A single genomic interval of Ignavibacteriota bacterium harbors:
- a CDS encoding acyl-CoA carboxylase subunit beta, whose product MSEKNTTQLEEMRAKAQLGGGKDRIKAQHEKGKFTARERIEILLDPGSFEEIDMFKVHRSHDFGLHKQHFLGDGVVTGSGTVDGRLVFVFSQDFTVFGGSLSETHAEKICKIMDMAMKVGAPVIGLNDSGGARIQEGVVSLGGYADIFLRNTLASGVVPQISAIMGPCAGGAVYSPAITDFVFMVDQTSYMFVTGPNVVKTVTHENVSSEDLGGAMAHASKSGVSHFVHENEVKTLLEIRRLLSFLPQNNAEDAPRAPYLGGRERVVPELDTVIPDNPNKPYDMKDVILRVVDDGDFMEVHEHYAGNILVGFARLEGRPVGIVANQPAVLAGVLDIDASVKAARFVRFCDCFNIPLVVFEDVPGFLPGTDQEWRGIIRHGAKLLYAFAEATVPRVTVITRKAYGGAYDVMNSKHIRGDFNFAWPSAEIAVMGPQGAVEIIFKKEIAASDSPADALAQKIEEYREKFATPFVAAERGYIDDVILPRDTRAKLIRALEILETKVDTNPKKKHGNIPL is encoded by the coding sequence ATGTCCGAAAAAAACACCACCCAGCTTGAAGAAATGCGCGCGAAGGCCCAACTGGGCGGCGGCAAGGATCGCATCAAGGCCCAGCACGAGAAGGGCAAATTCACCGCGCGTGAACGGATAGAGATATTGCTCGATCCCGGGAGCTTCGAGGAAATCGACATGTTCAAGGTGCACCGCTCGCACGACTTCGGTCTGCACAAGCAGCACTTCCTCGGCGACGGTGTAGTGACGGGCAGCGGCACGGTGGACGGCCGCCTGGTGTTTGTCTTCAGTCAGGACTTCACAGTGTTCGGCGGATCACTGTCGGAAACTCACGCCGAAAAAATCTGCAAGATCATGGACATGGCGATGAAGGTCGGCGCGCCTGTGATCGGGCTCAACGACAGCGGCGGAGCGCGCATACAGGAGGGGGTCGTGAGTCTGGGCGGCTACGCCGACATCTTCCTCCGCAACACGCTCGCTTCGGGCGTAGTGCCGCAGATCAGTGCCATCATGGGACCCTGCGCGGGCGGCGCCGTGTATTCGCCGGCCATCACCGACTTCGTGTTTATGGTGGATCAGACAAGCTACATGTTTGTCACCGGACCCAACGTCGTGAAGACGGTCACACACGAGAACGTTTCGAGCGAGGATCTCGGCGGCGCGATGGCCCACGCGTCGAAGAGCGGCGTGTCGCATTTTGTCCATGAAAACGAGGTGAAGACGCTGCTCGAAATCCGCCGCCTCTTGAGTTTCCTCCCGCAGAACAACGCCGAGGACGCGCCCCGCGCGCCCTACCTCGGAGGCCGCGAGCGCGTGGTGCCGGAGCTCGACACAGTCATTCCCGACAATCCGAACAAACCCTACGACATGAAGGACGTGATCCTGCGTGTGGTCGACGACGGCGACTTCATGGAAGTGCACGAGCACTACGCGGGCAATATCCTCGTCGGTTTCGCGCGGCTCGAGGGGCGTCCGGTCGGCATCGTGGCCAATCAACCCGCCGTGCTCGCGGGGGTGCTCGACATCGACGCGTCGGTGAAGGCCGCGCGTTTTGTGCGTTTCTGCGACTGCTTCAACATACCGCTCGTGGTGTTCGAGGACGTGCCGGGCTTTCTCCCGGGCACCGATCAGGAATGGCGCGGCATCATACGCCACGGCGCGAAACTGCTCTACGCCTTCGCCGAGGCCACCGTGCCTCGTGTCACCGTCATCACCCGCAAGGCCTACGGCGGGGCGTACGACGTGATGAACTCGAAACACATCCGCGGCGACTTCAACTTCGCGTGGCCCAGCGCCGAGATCGCCGTCATGGGCCCGCAGGGCGCGGTCGAGATCATCTTCAAAAAAGAGATCGCCGCATCCGATTCTCCGGCCGACGCGCTCGCGCAGAAGATAGAGGAGTACCGCGAAAAATTTGCCACGCCCTTTGTCGCCGCCGAACGCGGCTACATCGACGACGTCATCCTCCCGCGCGACACACGCGCCAAACTCATCCGCGCCCTCGAAATCCTCGAGACCAAGGTCGACACGAATCCCAAGAAAAAACACGGGAACATTCCGTTGTAG